The window AATGTTGATGTAGCATACCAGAAAGATTACGGAGATTGGTAAATAGTCGTCCAAAGAAACATGTTACTGCATTTCAATTAACAAAAATATGTTGTCATATGTCTTCAAATATTAAGTAACTGCCTTCTCTTTTCTTTCATTATTTAATAATGTATATGCATGCGTGTAACAGACCTTTGCGAATGCGTTGCTTCCGATTGCCTTGATCTTTATCTTCTTTTGGAACAGTTATAGAAACATCACCAATAGCTGTATCACGTAACCGTGGTATGTGTATACCTATTGAATTTGTAAAGAATAGAATGTTATACACTTAAACAGCTCAATCCCATGCTACTTTTGCATCTACCATACTCTAAATAATCCATATGCAGCACTATTTTTTCTCTGGATAATAAAAATGTAAAAATTAGACGATTAGTTTCATTGGAAGCGAGGAGAGATCAGAGGTACGTACTAACAGTGACAAATCAATCGTTTTCATATTCCGAGCTGGCTAACGTTCGAGAATAATCCAGCACGCGTACTAGCCAATTCATTCAAAGGAGTTTCACCGGAGTGGTCTTTAGCAATGATCAGGTTTGGATAATGCCGTAGTATGTCCAACGGAATATCTGTAGTAGAGTGAACGAGGGAATCATCAATATAACATGTGTGCGAGAAGAAGAGAAAATTAAAATGCATGCTATAATAGTAAGGATTAGTTTGTCAAATAGAAGCAACTGATCTTACTCACGACGTACCTAAATGTTTCAATCGCAAACCCGTGGAAACAAGCTCAGCGGCATCCCTACTCTTCAGCTTTTCGAGTGGAGTAACAGAATAAAGATAATCAGCCATTTTTGGTTTGTCCAGACTGAGAGCATACAGGACTGGAATAGTATTGGCGGAAGGATGGACAACACGAATGAGTAGTTTCTTGTTCTTCTCAACTATGCACTTGACCATTTCGATCGCCTCATCTGTATTTGAATTTTGTATAGCCACAGAGAGAGCAGTCTCTCCATATTTATTTAGTATATCCAAATCTTTCTTTTTCATCAAAGGCAGCAACTCTTTTACTCCATCTACCATCTCTAACAAGGCTGCGATTTGAAGAGGTGTAATTCCCCAGGAGAGTTTTGCTCTTACTGCCTCTGAATGTTGTTTAATAAACTCCCTTACAGCCTCCCATTGCCGGCGTAGCAACATATCGTGGAAATCATCGGATCCTGCAGTCGTGCATGCTATGTGTTAATGATTATCAATGTGAGTAGGTATGCGTGGAAATTAAATAACACCAGTAATATTTCAATACATCATAGTGAAGAGCGAGCATAATACCTTCAAGTTCAACCGCTGCTGTACTCAAGTCAGCATTACCATCATTTGAGCTGGTGTCGTCATTCGAGTCAACTTCAGAGTTCACTTCTGTAAATGAAATGGCATGAGTATTCTTTCAAGGGCTGCGGAGTGATAGGGTGAGGGCTCAGATGCATTGCCTCAATTCTAATTATGTGGCAAATTAAGTATCATATTGATCAATCGGAGATCTATGTGTGTAGTACGTACGTACCTAGAGTTTCTAAAACTTCAGGGGGATTGAACTTTTTTGCCAAAGCACTCCAGCCATCTCTCGCCATCTCACTGTCCCTAACACAAGACTCAGCATCATCCCCGCAAAATAAGATGATGACATGCAACGCCCTGGCATTATTTTTCCGCCAAGCCGTGAAGATAGCTTCCCCGTCTTCTAGTTTTGGAGGTTCCCTTGTGCCTTCGACAACTTCCCACAAATTTTCAGCCAGCAAGTATGTTTTCACCCAAAAGCTCCAGTGCTCATAGCTCATAGTTGTCTTTGTTAAGTGCCTTAAGATCAATCATTACACTAGGGACTAGTGTGGCTGCCATGCCCTTGATATCTATATATTATGCACATATATGTCAAATATATAAAGCGATGATAAAAGGAGACCAAGTATATACTCACAGATGGATTAAAGGAATAGATTTGAGTACGTGCATCCTTTCCTTTCATTCTTTATTTTTGCAAGATAATTAACTAAATGTACTGACCTCTGTGTTTCGGCTTCAACCGTTTCGCCAAAGTCTCCCACGCATCTTTGGCCATCCTAATGTCACCGATAAAACCGATTACATCAGTCCTGCAAGAGATTTGGATTGCGTGAAGAGCCTTGGCGTTCTTCATCCTTTACTCCCTATATTCAGTTTCACCATTATTGGGAGTTTTAGCCGTGGCATCGACAACGTCCCAAAGACCCTCAGCAATTAAGTAAGTTTCGACCAGTAGACTCAAGTCTTCATATATAGTTGTATTAGTATAGCTAGGTTCAGAACCTCAAGAGTTGCATTTGCACTGGGGACAACTGTAGCCGCCATAGCCATAATCTGTCAAATTCTCAAGGTGAGTTTATATGTCCGTATAGCTAATTATCAAATATAATTAATCATACATGAAGAACAAGCGATAATCATAATACTAGCTTGCTAACTGAGGTATATAGCTCACAGATATTGGACTGGGAATTGAATCTTGAAAATCTGCAGCTAGGACTACTAGCCTAGTAGATCAGTTTGTAAAATTCCACTACTGCTGTGTGCATGTTCAGTAAACAAACTATTACGATGCATGCAATGTAAGAAACGAGGAAGCTGGTTCTCCTTCCAATCCAACTTTTTGAAACTCAAAGCTGCAGGGTAGAGGTCTTCTACCTCACAGATTATCCGAGTTGAACTGTCAATTATTACCTAGGTACGTGCGTGCATAATTACGTACAAAGGGAGCAAATTAATGCTTCAAAACAATAAGCAAGAAGAAAATGAGACCAAATATACTCACAGACTAATCGACTGGAACGGGAGATCGATGTTTCAACAACTGCAGCTTCAGAGTCCAACTGTGTGAAGTACCAATATATTACAGTACGTGGCCAAAGGTCGTGTTTGTTTATGTATAAATAACAGATCGATCAACCAAATTACAGACAACTTTGTTAGTGAAAACAAAGCAAGGTATATATAGCTCGATTCCTTTATGTGAGTGAAAACAAAGCAAAGGATGGGTGAAATTAACTATGACTCTATGAGTCTTTCTTTATGCTTTTTCGGAAAAACGTGGTGGGAGCTGTTAAATTAATTTTTATCTAATTTTCTTTTCCACAGTTTTATATAGCGATATTAGTGTGTGTGTATATATATATAGTGAGTTTCGACAGTATAGGTATATATAAATATATATATATATATATATTTCTTTCCACAGTATATATATATATATTTATTACAATAGAGTAAATTTTAAATACACACCCCTAATCTCTTAATACACACATATATTATTTTATGTTTTTATTGAGTATTTTATAAGTAAGCTAAATGACCAAAACAAACATCTATTAAATTAAAAAAAAAAATCACGCTAGAATATTCTTTTCAACATCTTCTATCCTAAAATTGTCGAAAGCACGCCTTCTCTCCTAACCCCAACTTTTCTCCACAATTCATTTGGGTTGTTCTTTTTTTTTCTTCTTCTTTTTTGTATTTTTTTATAATTTTTTTTATCTGTATCAGCTTTAGTTTGATTTTGATCATGTTGTCAAGTACTGCATCTTTATCATGACATGTTTTATCAAATAACTAGCTATCTTTGTTTAATAGCTACTGTACTTCTACAGTTCTACTAGCTTGTGAATTTTGAAAACTTGTATTGGTGATTTGGAATTGGGATATAACAATCATTTGATTATAAATTGAACAATGATAACCAAAAATTTCTAGCAAAAATAAGACGAAATAATATGTAAAAAGAGGCACTAAATAGTAAATATATATTAATTATATTAAATAACAGAATATTTCATAAATTAAGGGCATTTTAGGCAGTTTGAGATGTGTATTAAGTATAATACTGAAATGAAAAACTTGATAGGTGGTGTATTAAGTAAAGGGTGTGTATTAAGATATTAGGGATGTGTATTTAAAATTTCTCATTACAATATCTTTATAGTGTGTGTGTGTATATATATATATATATATTACTTCAAAAGAAAAAAAGGTTTAATCTATGATAACTTGATAAGGTTTCACACCTTGATTTTTACCAACTCGACTACATCTGATGGTTTTGCCATAAATTTTATTAGTATGCATCAAATGAAAAACCAATATCACTATATCAGATGTTAAGGGCATCAAATAACATTTATTAAACACATAAGACGAAATTACTACACCACCCAACAACGTACTAAGTCACCAAAGTAAAGGAATCAAGTCAACGACCACCGCACCATGCACACTACAATCGTTTTAATGGTCATGCTACAATCGCGGTGAAACCTAATGATTCACAAGCTCACGCTGAGATCAAATAGCCGTGCTAACTCATTGTCGTTGTCGAAAATCAACATCGGTGATCGAAATAATTCCATAAACTCGTCGCATTTAGTTCGGACCCTTAAATTGGACCCTTAAATCGATGATTTCACGTTATGATTCAAAATATTCTTTCGTGCACCATAAATTTATTAAGATAGTCAAATAATTTCCAAACGATTTCAGTTTAGCTCGTTAATTTTTTTCGTAGGCTCATAGTTCCATCTTTTTAAAATAATTTTCTATCTTCAAAATTTCATTATTGATCGAATGATAATACTCATTTCGATTGGGTAGAATGCACTACCAGAAGAAAGACTTTAGCCGACGAAAAAAAAAANNNNNNNNNNNNNNNNNNNNAGAGAAAATGTAACTAGTTGAATATAACTAGTTGAACATCTATATGAGTACTCTATATAGATGTATATGTTAATCTCATGTACATGCAAGCTTCTACATAGCATGCATGTGAGTGACATACCTCTACCAATGTGATGCTTCCGATTGCCTGTATCTTTCTCTTCGTTTTGAACATCTATAGTAACTTCACGAGTAATGGGTGTAGGTGTCGGTGTAGGCATACCTATCATTAAATTAACCAAAATCCCATCAATATATTTAACTTAGAATAATTATCTAGGTGACAAGAATCGAATACGAGCTTTAAGAAAAATAATAAAGTGTAATATATACGTGTGATTTGTAAAGAATAGAATGTTAAACCCTTAAACAGCTGGATTGATTCCCTGCTACGTACTTTTACATTGGCGCCCATACTCTAAATGATTCATATATGCAGCACTATTTTCTCTTAATTTGGATACCGAAAAGTAACAGATAGACTATTGGTTTCGATTCATAGGAAGAGAGGAGCTAGAGATCAAAAGCAGCACTACTAACATCTATAAATCAGTCGTTTCCGCATTCCGAGCTTGCTAATAATCCAGCACGCGTACTAACCAATTCATTTAAAAGGGATTCACCAGAGTGATCTTCAGCAATGGCCAAGTTTGGAAAACGCCGTAGTAAGTCCAACGAAATATCTATAGTAGAGTGAAAGAGAGAATCAGTAAAACATATATGCGAGAAGTAAACAAATTATAATAGAATGCATGCAGCCATGCATGATATAGTAATGATTTATGAAAAATTCTAATATACCATACAAACATATCTTTTATCATACATATTAGGTACCTAAATGTTTCAGTGACAAACCCGTGGAAACAAGGTATAGTTTTCTTTATGCGAGTAAAAACAAAGCAAAGATACCAAGTCTTTCTTTATGCTTTTTCCAAAACACGTGGTGGGAGTTGTTAAATGTTCTCGTGGTAATTTCATCACATATATAGCAACTGAAAGCATACAACAAATGCTTATCAATTACTATGCACAAAATAAAAATTTCATGTCACTTTTTTGAATGATATTAGCCTTCATTTGAGAAAAAGTTTTATTTGTTCTAAATCTATTAGTATGTCGTTAAATAGAAAATTAATGTTACTAGCACCAAACGATGTTGATTTGATAATCATTGGTTTACAGTTTAATTTTCATCTGTTAGAATGACATTAGAATCTATACGAAGGTAGAGAGAACAAGTCACTCATATGTTGTCACTTTCCAGAAAAGATGGTAGCGCACTGCGCATTCCACGAGAACAGTTTTGTCATCATGAGAAATTGAGAAGCACCGTATCGACCATAGTATGCATACACGTACATATATAAATATAGGAACTGTAAATGATGTGAGTAGTGAGTACTATCTCATTATTAAAAATCAATTTCTGAATAACTCTTAACCAAGACATTTGATGGAAGACTACTTCAATTTCATTCCTGGTTATATGTAGTTGTATATTAATTAAGATCTTAAGTGACTAGTATAACCGTTATAAGAGAATTAGATTGTGATAGTTAAAACTCATTTGTAGTATGTTCGATTTGTGGTCCTTTTTGTAGTATGTTCGATTTGTGGTCATTTTTTTGTAAGGTTTGTTACCAATAAATTTACAAGACAAACATCAACTAATTTACTAGTTTTCTGACGGATAATGGAAACTATCTATCTTTTGACTCGAAAAAAAATGATACGGTATAATCTGTAACCTAATCGATAACGATTTGGGCCTTAACCCGCACCGCCAGTGTGTTGAAAGGAGTCAGTAGGCCAGTCCTTCGCGCGGTCCAGCCTCGAAAACTTCTCTGTTAAAGAGTCCTAAAACCCCAAATGCCACTCCTCCCTGAACCCAGAGACAATGCTCTCCTCTTCCTCGAGGCTTTTCCGATCCCACAAAGCAGCAGAGCTACTCATTCCCACTCTCTCTCCCGATCCGTTTCTCATTCGGATCCATAAATCTCCACCACTCCCAAACCCGAACACCTTCCCATCCTTCACCACCGCAACAACATCCACCAACAACAACACTCACCCCTCTTCCCAATCACAACAACAAACACTACTCACTCAAATCCTATCCTCCATCGAAAACGCCCCCACATTACTTCAATCCCTACACAACCAACACATCTCCCTAAACCCAACATCCTTCAACCTTGTTCTGATCTCCGCCGCCCAAAGAAACCATCTTCACCTCGTAACACAAATCTTCAAACTCGCAGTTGCTTCCAAAACACAACCCTTGAACTCAAACTGCTATCTCACTGTCGCCAAAGCCTTTGCAAAAGCAGAGGACTCTGTTCCCGAGCTCCTCAGTTTCACCGACGAAGTGTTGAAAGTGACCCGACCGAGCATGACAGTTATAAACAGACTNNNNNNNNNNNNNNNNNNNNAAACTACAGCATACCATGTTCACTGAAAAAAAATTATAGAGCTGTACAGACATTTATATCTAGTATCATGGACTGATGTCTATTTTTACCGTGCTGGAAAAGATACATCACTAGAAGGGTACCTGAAGGGATGAAAACGGTGGCGTCCCTCACCCCTAAACCTTAGGGGACCTTCAGGATACTTCTCACACTCCTCCATACGGTTGAAGCAGTTTGCAAGGTAGGCACCTTGTTGAGCAGCTACCTGTGATATTCAAATTTTGGAAATCAACAAATTAAAGATATATATAGGATACGTGATGTATGAGTTGAATATACAAATAGTAGTTCACCTGGGCTGTTGCAGGAAGGTTTTTCATCTGAGAATCTGCTTGAGAAAGAGCTGATTTAAAGGTCTCAATATCTACTTCAGTACCAGAATACTTTCCTGAACTATTTTTCAGTAAATCGTGAATGCTTGACATCTGTTTACTCTTCAAATGAAGCTCCAACTGAGGATACCTCTCCATAACATCATCTATAACTCCATGAAACTCCTTAAGACTTAACGTACCAGAATTGCTTGTGTCTGCCTTACTAATTATATGTGAAATATCTTCCTGACACACATTTTCAACAATTGAAGTTAAAGATGATAATGTACTCTATAACTGACGTGTGATGATTCAATAATTTCATAAAATACACTCCCAGTAGGTAGATACCATGATCCTGCGTTGGTTTATTGTTGCACAATCACCTAGAGCAAATACACCATCACATCCTTCTACCCTCAGGCATTCATCAGTAGCCAAAACACGTCTGTTTGCCTATGCTCAAACAAATGGAACAGTGATTTGTTTCATTATCAAATCCAAATATAGTCATGCATCAATAAAGCACAAATTAGCAACAAACCTGACCAATCTTCTTCATAAATTCAATAATCTCTGGGCGTGCCCCAATGCCAGTTGCCCAGAGACACATCCCATACAGTGTAGATGAAACCTGCCCAGTTGCTCTTTCTTTAGTGGAGATTTCCTTAGCAGTTACTTTTACAACCTGCGAACCTGTTTTTACTTTATCTCTGGAGAACTTCTCTTCAGCAAATTTTGTAATCCTTGTGTCAAACCTGTAAGACCAAACCAAACACATAATAGTTAACTTGACTAATACCTTCATTAAAATACCAAAAATTACAGAAATGTATATGCCTTACTCACATGTTCAAAATATGATCACCTGCTTCGAGTAAAGTGATGGATACATCATCTTTAACGGAAGGGTACAACTTGGCTAAATCCGCAGTTACAAAGTCATGAAGCTCTGCAGCAAACTCCACACCTGCTGGACCGCCACCAACAACTATGAAGTGCAAAATTGTCTTCCTTTCTTCTTCAGTTATGCATGGAAGACTCGCCCTTTCAAAGCAGTCAATCACAGACTGACGAATCTTCAGAGCATCTTCTACTCCCTGCCAATTAAAACCCAAGAAGCTCATTGTTATTCTCCTTGAGATATCAATGAAGTTAAGTGCTATAGTTTGTGGAGTCATCATAAAATCAAGTAAAGTGCTATAGTAAAAGAAATATGAATCAAGTACCTTCAAGAAATGAGGGTGCTCTTCAACACCAGGGGTGTTAAATGTGTTAGCTTTCACTCCCATGGCTATGATCAGGTAGTCATAATCTACACTAAATTCATTATTCCCACATGAATTGTTGTCTTGGGTTGTCCGACAGTAAATTGCTTATTCTGTGGATCTATTTTGTAACATGCTGCTTCCCTGAACTGAATATTTAAGCCTTTCTGCTTGTCATTTCAGATCAAGGAAAGAGTTGTCATCTAATTCATATCAGTGTCTCCAGTCAATCAAACTACATAAAAGTTTATCCCTATACATTCTTAGAAACAAAACTACAGAATTAGACAAATTATGGAAACATGTTTCAACATTATACAACTCCTGAAGATTATTTGTACAGATAAGCAGGGCATGTATTCAAACTGTGCTGCAGGACCTTGGATGCGAAACGTGCTAAAATAAGATTTTACTTCCAGTACTGATACTGCAGGAAAAGGTGACCTTGTCTAATTTTGTTCTCTGTTTGCAAAATGGTATACTTTATTAGGTGCATATTTCATAAGTAAACCATTTTGCGAATAGAGAAAGCAAAAGTAAGTAATCGAAGTCTATATTGGTTATTGACCAATATTGCATCATATATTTTTATTTATATGTATGCAGGTGATACCTTCTTAGTAATAGAGCGAATTGGTTCGACAATGCTGCGTGGTTCGACTGTGCCACAAGTAATACTCGTCAGCAGAGGGGTGAACAAAAAATAATTATGAGGGGACACCACTTCAACATCATATGAGGAACTCTTCAAATTCTTCAAGAAACTGATGCCAGCCCAACCAGTTCCAAGTACCACCACCTTCTTTTTCTTCAGTTTGCCTTCAGACTGAGCTGCTTCAGCATACGCAGTACGACCATGGAATGGTCTGCCTTCATGAAATGCCGCCAGACTTCCCCCACTGCATAATATACAAGTGCAACTGTGCAAGTCAGCTGATAAGAAATGGAGCTACAGATATGTAGAGTTTCATCCGTAGTTATGCGAAACATGTTCCATGAAAAAGAGATTGTTTTTTCATCGATAGTTCTGTCAAAAATCCAAGGAAAAGTGAAAATAACATGTGTAAGAAGTTTTTTCAAAATTATTTCATTTATCTCCCATTCACCCTAGCTAATACATACAATGATCGTCTGGTTCGATCTAATCTATTTATCAAAGTTCTTAAGAGGTACTAGTGTACTACTTAACATTGCATAGCCATGTTTCACTGCGCATACTAAATCAATCTACCATTTATGTCTCATAGTTACAATCTACACAGAAACACATATCCCAAACACCAATAACAACGAAGATTGGACGAGAAGATCAAAGCATATAAACCCTTAAAGCTTGTACTCAAAATGCAAACGAAAACTTCTGTGATACAGATTGAGGAGAGTTGAAAGAGCACCCGACTGTAGCAACAACAAGAAGCTTTGATAGGGAGGGGTATTGCCGAAAGAGCCTAGAGGCTCTCTCATAGAATGAAGCTCCCCACATTATGAAACTTCTGTTTCACTTTTCAGTTCTATCTTCAAAAGAAGAGGAAAGTAACGAACTTAATCACAGGGCATTTTATATGCTTATGGATATAAAGTTGTAGTTTATATCTGAAGAGGACAGTTTCTAGTTTTGCTGGTACGTGAAGGAGTGGTTAGGGTGCATTAACTAGTACCAGGGACCGAACCATGAGTAGCTGTCACGTAAGACGTAACCGGAGATACTCTATTCTTCAGGGTCCGAAGTCAAACCGGCAAAGTAGGAATTACAGTGATCTTTTCCAATATGGTGAAAAAATATTACCATGCATGAATTAAATCTGTCTTTGTCCAGAAGCTGTTGAAAAGTTGTGATTTTATTTATCTATGACTTCGTTTCATAGATGGGCACCAGAAAGTTGCCCGCGCGTTGCAGCGGGTTGTATAGCACATATGGGAATTAAACTACTAAGCTAGTGTTATAATGCTGATGACTTCAATTTTGATATAAGACAGCTTTATTCTTAAGAAAATGATATAAGGCCTGGTTCTAAAAATATGAACATCAAAATAGTTTGTGCAGCTATCAAAATAAGCTTTCAGGCCATTTCAGTATACAGTAATCATTTCATTGTTACACAACATAATGGAAGACCTCAAAATAGTCTAGTGTTCAAAAAATCTACGTTCCACACTGCTGGACTAAATGTGGTTCTTCCACTTCTATCTAAACAAAAAGTGTGATGTAGAGCACTTCTAAGCACTCTTTTCCCACCAATTTGGCTGGTCCAAGCAACAACAGCCTGTACCTGAAGGAAAACATATAGACAAAACACATAAGCATAAGACCATAGATGACTATACGTGCGCTTCAAGAGTTCAGAAAAATTAACAATCGGGTTTTTTGATCTGCTGAAGTTGTCATCCTAAGTTTTGTTAATGTAAATCACATACAACTCAGTAAAGAAAAGCTGAAAGCTAAAGAACTCAATGCAACAAAGCTGACTTCACCCTTGAAAGTTCTAAACAGACTACGATATAAAAAAAGAGAAGCTACTTCCTGGCCTGCAAGTTCCATGTTTACAGAGAGCAAAGCAGAAGGTTAGGTTTAATACTAAAAGGGACATTAGAAACTTAGGTAGGGGATAAAATAAAACCTAATCATTCCCATCTACAGGTCATTTATTGAAACCTTTATCTTCTCATCCCAAGCAAAACATCCTCTGCATCTTTCTGTAGAAGAAGATCCATCTCTTGAGCCTATAGAGTTCAGAAAAAGAGGCACCAATTTCTTGTGAGAAAATTCAGATTACAGAAGAAATCTGAAAAATACTTTTTAGAAATAAATGGAGTAATGGACAAAAAATTATAGGATGACCTGATGCCGTAGTATAACCCCAACTTCTGTAAATGTGTCAATGAATAATCATACTTCAAATCATCTAAAGTGCGATGTCCTTTCTCATATAATTTGAGTGCAGTAGCTAGACCTGCACCCCATATTTTCTCAGATTAGCCGATTGTTTTTACCTGTAATTAATTAATAGATTTAAATAGCAGAAATGAGATTAAGACTCATAATCAGCTCAGATACTCAGTTAGCCCACTCAAACTGTGGTGATATAAATAACATAACATCTAGTATCTACATAAAACACATTTATAACACAAATTCCTCAAAGAAGTCACCTCTTCTTCTTCTTCTTCTTCTTCTCCTTGTCATTTTTCCCTAACTTCTTCATCGACATCACCTACTAAGAACAATAAAGCAATTTGGTCATACGATCAACATACTCGCACATTCACACACAGATCATTATTTTCAAATCGCATATCTAATTAATTAGCAACCAAATGACAGAAAGCATACTTTCAAAAAGAAAAGAATCAGAATAGACACTCACAGATGCATTTAGACTTTAGAGAACCCACTGAAGGTGTTGGAGATGAGGAACCCTCTATGTATGATAGAGAAAAGCTTCAGGGATCTGTAAACATGTGACTATAAAATAGCATGAGTTTCATCTTCATTTAAAGAGTATATCTAAACAAATGCATTAACATAATCAACAACAACTCGTTGTGCTGCAAGGCAAATAAGACCCCGAGTTACCACTTTAAATACATGTAGGAAGCAATTCACAATACTATCTACCCACCTTTTTCTCAAACCTGAAAGCATACCATCATCTTTGAGATCCATAATAGCTCTATGCACCACCATCCAATTCACACTGCTAAAAAAAAAAAAAAAATTAAAAACATTTTCCATGAACATGAACAACAGCCTAAGAATCAAATAATAAACAAATAAAATATCATAAATTCCATGGAATCCAAAGTAGAACATTTATATTCCTCAATTTCACCATGGTATATAAATTAAACCTTTTCAGTAGAAAAGCTGCAATAGAATTCGATAAATTGAAATTGAACAAACATCTTACTTTACAAATCCAGAATGCAAGCAATAGAAAGGATCAGACTTCATCAAAGAGACATGCACTTTTTGCCGAAACCCCGTTTCGATTGATGAATATATCCCGAAATTGGGTGAACATCAAAGCAGAAACAATAACCCAGAATCGCATTTATCTTGTCTTGGGGTTGACGTTTGATTTCCAGGATCCAGTTATTTCTTCATGTCGTTCCTATTCTCTCTCAATCTGAGAACAAACCCAGAAGCAAATGCAGAAGAAGAATGAGATTAAGGGAGTAAGAGAAAGAGGAATGATAATAATCATTCTAACTCGAAAACAAAACGGGATAGTACCAATTTCAGATTCCGAGCTTGATAAAACTTCCATCTAGCAAATAGAAAGCAAAACGAAAGAGAGGAAATGAAACGTCAATGGTTTCTAAGAGAGAGAAAGAGACCAAAAGGATAAAAGAGAGGAGAAAAAGGAGGTCTGGATTGGTCTAGAAGCTTCAGGAGGGAGATGATAAGATTCAGCTATCAACTTGTTAACGGAGAGGAGGAAATATTGGGCGAGAGCCAAGAGAGAGGAAGAAGAATCTAGACCTCTCTGAAAATTACGAAATTTCTGCAGGGGCAGAGTACAGTCCATCCACCCAAGTCCAACACTAAAGCCCAACACTGTAGATGTGAACAGTAAAAACACTGTACACGTGAACACTGAACAGTGCCGCAGCCCGACGCAATATACTTTTGTATAATATAATGTATGAAATTCTCAATCTTTGTGTTTGTCCAAATATGAATGAACGTCCAAAAGGAGAAAATTAAAGAATCTCCCAAGAATCATTTTGCTCTGCAACCAAGAGAAATCTCTCTCAAACACGATACACGAAGGCATGTACAATGCATGTGCAAACACTGATGACAGATTAGGCCGGAATTATATGTC of the Fragaria vesca subsp. vesca linkage group LG6, FraVesHawaii_1.0, whole genome shotgun sequence genome contains:
- the LOC101307229 gene encoding LOW QUALITY PROTEIN: NAD(P)H dehydrogenase B3, mitochondrial-like (The sequence of the model RefSeq protein was modified relative to this genomic sequence to represent the inferred complete CDS: inserted 1 base in 1 codon), with the protein product MWGASFYERASRLFRQYPSLSKLLVVATVGGGSLAAFHEGRPFHGRTAYAEAAQSEGKLKKKKVVVLGTGWAGISFLKNLKSSSYDVEVVSPHNYFLFTPLLTSITCGTVEPRSIVEPIRSITKKKGLNIQFREAACYKIDPQNKXIYCRTTQDNNSCGNNEFSVDYDYLIIAMGVKANTFNTPGVEEHPHFLKGVEDALKIRQSVIDCFERASLPCITEEERKTILHFIVVGGGPAGVEFAAELHDFVTADLAKLYPSVKDDVSITLLEAGDHILNMFDTRITKFAEEKFSRDKVKTGSQVVKVTAKEISTKERATGQVSSTLYGMCLWATGIGARPEIIEFMKKIGQANRRVLATDECLRVEGCDGVFALGDCATINQRRIMEDISHIISKADTSNSGTLSLKEFHGVIDDVMERYPQLELHLKSKQMSSIHDLLKNSSGKYSGTEVDIETFKSALSQADSQMKNLPATAQVAAQQGAYLANCFNRMEECEKYPEGPLRFRGEGRHRFHPFRYKHFGQFAPLGGEEAAAELPGDRVSMGHSTQWLWYSVYASKQVSWRTRVLVVSDWTRGFIFGRDSSRI